The proteins below come from a single Denticeps clupeoides chromosome 15, fDenClu1.1, whole genome shotgun sequence genomic window:
- the gucy2g gene encoding guanylate cyclase 2G isoform X1 encodes MTDCERWKIGLVFLTTFTMTCSSSTGQQRITVGFQAPLNASFPFSARRLGSAIQLAIDKVNSNPSFTGNFTLDFVFADTDCNAKISLAAVIEQYKRENISALFGPPCPEEAEVTGLLASTWKIPMFGFISQSSKMDNYDIYDTYLKIVPPLKRINEVLVKTVQFFGWTHVALLGGGSDSNTWNNVDGLWKSIENEFSNKMTVTASIKFDSSNSELIRKNVKHVSAVARVVVVICSTEDSISLMLEAERQGLMNGEYVFFIVQQFEVSGTVDNFVKGLTASSDRTALQAFSMVFVIAQKSYEGYEYYDFFEKVYTRLKGAPFYSNLSSEKEVSLYAAYLHDAVLLYAMGVKEVMNEGMDPRDGQKVLKKLRDKSKLKFQGASGLVHFDEEGERNVDYSVFDLQEAADIVAFVPVLNFDSHTKLIKATPKLISVVWPKGRPPLDNPPCGFNNELCEWLSNDVTMVVLLVLLPLVGVASLIFITLITTQKLRLQGKLNDSRWWLIDYSDISIIKEAKGTRTLSLSTTVSKNGSGGSQTVVSSTSYGFRDNKGKENIYCTLGLYQGNEVALKYLSNEIKPDIIKPAIIEEFRVLRELKHENLVQFFGVCIEPPNICLIIQYCKRGSLKDVIRNSELELDSMFKLSFGNDIVNGMDYLHKSHLKSHGNLKLNTCLVDSRLQVKLSGFGLWEFKHGTKHKILAAGDQKYEDMFWTAPELLREPFVPFNGTQKGDVYSFAIVMRELLYSTEEGPYQGYNLEPKDIIKQLRTPPVGEPLRPLLSAQMCNEALVNLLQACWHENPDQRPPFSSIRRMLRESSPDSHSNFLDNMVSKLEKYANHLEEVVEDRTNQLTVEKARADKLLASMLPSLIAEQLMAGKCVEPQSYEVVTIFFSDIVGFTAMCSISSALEVVTVLNDLYSLFDEIIKLYDVYKVETIGDAYMVASGLPISNGIRHAEEISTMALHFLSAIKMFRIRHMPNEQLALRIGINSGPVVAGVVGTTMPRYCLFGDTVNTASRMESNSLPLKIHISQSTADILMKIGTFELEERGDIEVKGKGTQKTFWLMSKEGFKIPTPAKDCPMNSCPKPASGTSRSSDSKDKAKAQRTQTMGKMADMSMLNVPNVEVP; translated from the exons ATGACTGACTGCGAAAGATGGAAAATAGGCCTGGTTTTTCTCACAACATTTACAATGACTTGCTCCAGTTCAACCGGACAACAGAGGATAACGGTTGGGTTTCAGGCCCCTCTGAACGCATCTTTTCCATTCAGCGCCCGTCGACTGGGCTCTGCCATACAGCTGGCCATCGACAAGGTGAACTCCAATCCATCCTTCACTGGCAACTTCACGCTGGACTTTGTGTTTGCGGACACCGATTGCAATGCAAAGATTTCTCTGGCGGCTGTCATAGAGCAGTACAAGAGAGAGAATATCTCTGCACTTTTTGGTCCACCATGTCCTGAGGAAGCTGAg GTTACAGGTCTTTTGGCATCAACCTGGAAAATCCCAATGTTTGGCTTCATCAGTCAGTCTTCCAAAATGGATAACTATGACATATATGACACCTACCTCAAAATAGTGCCCCCTCTCAAAAGAATAAACGAGGTTCTAGTTAAAACAGTGCAGTTTTTCGGGTGGACCCACGTTGCTCTGCTTGGAGGGGGATCCGATTCGAACACGTGGAACAACGTTGACGGCCTCTGGAAGTCCATTGAGAACGAATTCAGTAATAAGATGACTGTGACAGCTTCCATCAAGTTTGACAGCAGCAATTCTGAGCTGATTCGGAAAAACGTGAAACATGTCTCTGCAGTGGCAAGGG tggtgGTAGTTATCTGTAGCACAGAGGACTCCATATCTCTGATGTTGGAGGCTGAAAGACAAGGCTTGATGAATggagaatatgttttttttatagtccAGCAGTTTGAGGTCAGTGGCACTGTG GACAACTTTGTAAAAGGTTTGACTGCCAGCTCAGACCGGACAGCACTGCAGGCCTTTAGCATGGTGTTTGTCATCGCTCAGAAATCCTATGAGGGATATGagtattatgatttttttgagAAAGTCTACACAAGACTGAAAGGTGCCCCCTTCTACAGCAACCTATCCTCAGAAAAAGAG gttagCCTGTACGCTGCCTACCTGCACGATGCAGTCTTGCTCTATGCCATGGGTGTGAAGGAGGTCATGAATGAAGGCATGGATCCCCGTGATGGgcaaaaagtgttaaaaaaactCAGAGATAAGAGCAAACTCAAGTTTCAGG GAGCCTCTGGTCTTGTCCACTTTGATGAGGAGGGTGAGAGGAACGTTGACTACTCGGTCTTTGACTTGCAGGAAGCCGCAGACATTGTTGCATTTGTGCCCGTGCTAAACTTTGACAGTCATACAAAGTTGATCAA AGCAACACCAAAGCTCATCTCTGTAGTTTGGCCTAAGGGAAGACCTCCTCTTGATAATCCACCGTGTGGCTTTAATAATGAGTTGTGTGAATGGCTGTCAAACG ATGTGACCATGGTTGTTCTGCTCGTTTTACTGCCACTGGTAGGCGTAGCATCTCTGATCTTCATCACACTCATCACAACCCAAAAATTACGCCTGCAGGGCAAGCTCAATGATTCCCGCTGGTGGCTCATTGACTACAGCGACATCAGCATCATCAAAGAAGCAAAG GGAACAAGAACTCTGTCGCTTAGTACGACAGTCAGCAAAAATGGCAGCGGAGGATCCCAAACCGTCGTCTCCAGCACCAGTTATGGCTTCAGGGACAACAAGGGGAAGGAAAACATTTACTGCACTCTAGGACTTTACCAG GGGAACGAGGTGGCTCTAAAATACTTGAGCAACGAGATCAAGCCCGATATCATCAAACCGGCAATCATTGAAGAGTTTCGTGTG CTGAGGGAACTGAAGCATGAAAACCTGGTGCAGTTTTTCGGTGTTTGCATTGAACCACCAAATATCTGTTTGATTATACAGTACTGCAAAAGGGGAAGCTTAAAG GATGTAATCAGGAATTCTGAACTTGAGCTGGATTCGATGTTTAAATTGTCGTTTGGCAATGACATTGTGAAT GGAATGGATTATTTACACAAAAGCCACCTCAAGTCTCATGGCAATCTAAAGCTCAACACTTGTCTGGTGGACAGCAGACTACAGGTCAAACTCTCTGGCTTTGGCCTGTGGGAGTTTAAACATGGAACAAAGCATAAAATCTTAGCGGCTGGAGACCAGAAATACGAAG ACATGTTCTGGACTGCCCCGGAGCTCCTAAGGGAACCTTTTGTACCTTTCAATGGCACGCAAAAGGGAGACGTCTACAGTTTTGCCATTGTCATGAGAGAACTTCTGTATAGTACAGAGGAAGGCCCATATCAAGGCTACAACTTAGAGCCCAAAG ACATCATCAAGCAGCTGCGAACACCCCCAGTTGGAGAGCCCCTGAGACCCTTGTTGTCGGCTCAGATGTGTAACGAGGCCTTGGTGAACCTCCTGCAGGCCTGCTGGCATGAGAACCCAGACCAAAGACCTCCGTTTTCCTCCATCAGGAGAATGCTACGTGAAAGCAGTCCAGACAG CCATTCAAACTTTCTGGACAACATGGTCAGCAAACTCGAGAAATATGCCAATCACTTAGAAGAGGTTGTGGAAGACAGAACCAATCAACTCACAGTAGAAAAGGCCAGAGCAGACAAGCTACTTGCCAGTATGTTACCAAG CCTTATTGCTGAACAGCTAATGGCAGGAAAATGTGTTGAACCCCAGAGCTACGAGGTTGTGACAATCTTCTTCTCTGATATCGTGGGCTTCACTGCCATGTGTTCCATCAGCTCAGCGCTGGAGGTGGTTACAGTGCTCAATGACCTTTACAGCCTGTTTGATGAAATTATTAAACTCTACGATGTCTACAAG GTGGAAACTATAGGGGATGCTTACATGGTGGCAAGTGGACTTCCAATCAGTAACGGAATTCGGCATGCTGAGGAGATCTCTACAATGGCCCTCCACTTCCTCTCTGCCATAAAGATGTTCAGAATCAGACACATGCCCAATGAGCAGCTGGCTTTGCGAATAGGGATCAATTCAG GTCCTGTGGTGGCTGGTGTAGTTGGCACAACAATGCCAAGGTACTGTCTATTTGGAGATACAGTGAACACTGCTTCAAGAATGGAGAGTAACAGTCTGC CACTTAAGATTCATATCTCCCAGAGCACTGCTGATATTCTCATGAAGATCGGAACTTTTGAACTAGAAGAAAGAGGTGACATCGAGGTAAAG ggAAAGGGAACACAGAAGACCTTCTGGCTGATGAGTAAAGAGGGGTTTAAGATTCCGACTCCTGCTAAGGACTGTCCCATGAATTCATGTCCCAAACCAGCCAGTGGG ACATCAAGGTCTTCTGACAGCAAGGACAAAGCAAAGGCACAGAGGACACAGACTATGGGCAAAATGGCTGACATGTCCATGCTGAATGTTCCAAATGTTGAGGTTCCATAA
- the gucy2g gene encoding guanylate cyclase 2G isoform X3 — protein MTDCERWKIGLVFLTTFTMTCSSSTGQQRITVGFQAPLNASFPFSARRLGSAIQLAIDKVNSNPSFTGNFTLDFVFADTDCNAKISLAAVIEQYKRENISALFGPPCPEEAEVTGLLASTWKIPMFGFISQSSKMDNYDIYDTYLKIVPPLKRINEVLVKTVQFFGWTHVALLGGGSDSNTWNNVDGLWKSIENEFSNKMTVTASIKFDSSNSELIRKNVKHVSAVARVVVVICSTEDSISLMLEAERQGLMNGEYVFFIVQQFEVSGTVDNFVKGLTASSDRTALQAFSMVFVIAQKSYEGYEYYDFFEKVYTRLKGAPFYSNLSSEKEVSLYAAYLHDAVLLYAMGVKEVMNEGMDPRDGQKVLKKLRDKSKLKFQGASGLVHFDEEGERNVDYSVFDLQEAADIVAFVPVLNFDSHTKLIKATPKLISVVWPKGRPPLDNPPCGFNNELCEWLSNDVTMVVLLVLLPLVGVASLIFITLITTQKLRLQGKLNDSRWWLIDYSDISIIKEAKGTRTLSLSTTVSKNGSGGSQTVVSSTSYGFRDNKGKENIYCTLGLYQGNEVALKYLSNEIKPDIIKPAIIEEFRVLRELKHENLVQFFGVCIEPPNICLIIQYCKRGSLKDVIRNSELELDSMFKLSFGNDIVNGMDYLHKSHLKSHGNLKLNTCLVDSRLQVKLSGFGLWEFKHGTKHKILAAGDQKYEDMFWTAPELLREPFVPFNGTQKGDVYSFAIVMRELLYSTEEGPYQGYNLEPKDIIKQLRTPPVGEPLRPLLSAQMCNEALVNLLQACWHENPDQRPPFSSIRRMLRESSPDSHSNFLDNMVSKLEKYANHLEEVVEDRTNQLTVEKARADKLLASMLPSLIAEQLMAGKCVEPQSYEVVTIFFSDIVGFTAMCSISSALEVVTVLNDLYSLFDEIIKLYDVYKVETIGDAYMVASGLPISNGIRHAEEISTMALHFLSAIKMFRIRHMPNEQLALRIGINSGPVVAGVVGTTMPRYCLFGDTVNTASRMESNSLPLKIHISQSTADILMKIGTFELEERGDIEVKGKGTQKTFWLMSKEGFKIPTPAKDCPMNSCPKPANIKVF, from the exons ATGACTGACTGCGAAAGATGGAAAATAGGCCTGGTTTTTCTCACAACATTTACAATGACTTGCTCCAGTTCAACCGGACAACAGAGGATAACGGTTGGGTTTCAGGCCCCTCTGAACGCATCTTTTCCATTCAGCGCCCGTCGACTGGGCTCTGCCATACAGCTGGCCATCGACAAGGTGAACTCCAATCCATCCTTCACTGGCAACTTCACGCTGGACTTTGTGTTTGCGGACACCGATTGCAATGCAAAGATTTCTCTGGCGGCTGTCATAGAGCAGTACAAGAGAGAGAATATCTCTGCACTTTTTGGTCCACCATGTCCTGAGGAAGCTGAg GTTACAGGTCTTTTGGCATCAACCTGGAAAATCCCAATGTTTGGCTTCATCAGTCAGTCTTCCAAAATGGATAACTATGACATATATGACACCTACCTCAAAATAGTGCCCCCTCTCAAAAGAATAAACGAGGTTCTAGTTAAAACAGTGCAGTTTTTCGGGTGGACCCACGTTGCTCTGCTTGGAGGGGGATCCGATTCGAACACGTGGAACAACGTTGACGGCCTCTGGAAGTCCATTGAGAACGAATTCAGTAATAAGATGACTGTGACAGCTTCCATCAAGTTTGACAGCAGCAATTCTGAGCTGATTCGGAAAAACGTGAAACATGTCTCTGCAGTGGCAAGGG tggtgGTAGTTATCTGTAGCACAGAGGACTCCATATCTCTGATGTTGGAGGCTGAAAGACAAGGCTTGATGAATggagaatatgttttttttatagtccAGCAGTTTGAGGTCAGTGGCACTGTG GACAACTTTGTAAAAGGTTTGACTGCCAGCTCAGACCGGACAGCACTGCAGGCCTTTAGCATGGTGTTTGTCATCGCTCAGAAATCCTATGAGGGATATGagtattatgatttttttgagAAAGTCTACACAAGACTGAAAGGTGCCCCCTTCTACAGCAACCTATCCTCAGAAAAAGAG gttagCCTGTACGCTGCCTACCTGCACGATGCAGTCTTGCTCTATGCCATGGGTGTGAAGGAGGTCATGAATGAAGGCATGGATCCCCGTGATGGgcaaaaagtgttaaaaaaactCAGAGATAAGAGCAAACTCAAGTTTCAGG GAGCCTCTGGTCTTGTCCACTTTGATGAGGAGGGTGAGAGGAACGTTGACTACTCGGTCTTTGACTTGCAGGAAGCCGCAGACATTGTTGCATTTGTGCCCGTGCTAAACTTTGACAGTCATACAAAGTTGATCAA AGCAACACCAAAGCTCATCTCTGTAGTTTGGCCTAAGGGAAGACCTCCTCTTGATAATCCACCGTGTGGCTTTAATAATGAGTTGTGTGAATGGCTGTCAAACG ATGTGACCATGGTTGTTCTGCTCGTTTTACTGCCACTGGTAGGCGTAGCATCTCTGATCTTCATCACACTCATCACAACCCAAAAATTACGCCTGCAGGGCAAGCTCAATGATTCCCGCTGGTGGCTCATTGACTACAGCGACATCAGCATCATCAAAGAAGCAAAG GGAACAAGAACTCTGTCGCTTAGTACGACAGTCAGCAAAAATGGCAGCGGAGGATCCCAAACCGTCGTCTCCAGCACCAGTTATGGCTTCAGGGACAACAAGGGGAAGGAAAACATTTACTGCACTCTAGGACTTTACCAG GGGAACGAGGTGGCTCTAAAATACTTGAGCAACGAGATCAAGCCCGATATCATCAAACCGGCAATCATTGAAGAGTTTCGTGTG CTGAGGGAACTGAAGCATGAAAACCTGGTGCAGTTTTTCGGTGTTTGCATTGAACCACCAAATATCTGTTTGATTATACAGTACTGCAAAAGGGGAAGCTTAAAG GATGTAATCAGGAATTCTGAACTTGAGCTGGATTCGATGTTTAAATTGTCGTTTGGCAATGACATTGTGAAT GGAATGGATTATTTACACAAAAGCCACCTCAAGTCTCATGGCAATCTAAAGCTCAACACTTGTCTGGTGGACAGCAGACTACAGGTCAAACTCTCTGGCTTTGGCCTGTGGGAGTTTAAACATGGAACAAAGCATAAAATCTTAGCGGCTGGAGACCAGAAATACGAAG ACATGTTCTGGACTGCCCCGGAGCTCCTAAGGGAACCTTTTGTACCTTTCAATGGCACGCAAAAGGGAGACGTCTACAGTTTTGCCATTGTCATGAGAGAACTTCTGTATAGTACAGAGGAAGGCCCATATCAAGGCTACAACTTAGAGCCCAAAG ACATCATCAAGCAGCTGCGAACACCCCCAGTTGGAGAGCCCCTGAGACCCTTGTTGTCGGCTCAGATGTGTAACGAGGCCTTGGTGAACCTCCTGCAGGCCTGCTGGCATGAGAACCCAGACCAAAGACCTCCGTTTTCCTCCATCAGGAGAATGCTACGTGAAAGCAGTCCAGACAG CCATTCAAACTTTCTGGACAACATGGTCAGCAAACTCGAGAAATATGCCAATCACTTAGAAGAGGTTGTGGAAGACAGAACCAATCAACTCACAGTAGAAAAGGCCAGAGCAGACAAGCTACTTGCCAGTATGTTACCAAG CCTTATTGCTGAACAGCTAATGGCAGGAAAATGTGTTGAACCCCAGAGCTACGAGGTTGTGACAATCTTCTTCTCTGATATCGTGGGCTTCACTGCCATGTGTTCCATCAGCTCAGCGCTGGAGGTGGTTACAGTGCTCAATGACCTTTACAGCCTGTTTGATGAAATTATTAAACTCTACGATGTCTACAAG GTGGAAACTATAGGGGATGCTTACATGGTGGCAAGTGGACTTCCAATCAGTAACGGAATTCGGCATGCTGAGGAGATCTCTACAATGGCCCTCCACTTCCTCTCTGCCATAAAGATGTTCAGAATCAGACACATGCCCAATGAGCAGCTGGCTTTGCGAATAGGGATCAATTCAG GTCCTGTGGTGGCTGGTGTAGTTGGCACAACAATGCCAAGGTACTGTCTATTTGGAGATACAGTGAACACTGCTTCAAGAATGGAGAGTAACAGTCTGC CACTTAAGATTCATATCTCCCAGAGCACTGCTGATATTCTCATGAAGATCGGAACTTTTGAACTAGAAGAAAGAGGTGACATCGAGGTAAAG ggAAAGGGAACACAGAAGACCTTCTGGCTGATGAGTAAAGAGGGGTTTAAGATTCCGACTCCTGCTAAGGACTGTCCCATGAATTCATGTCCCAAACCAGCCA ACATCAAGGTCTTCTGA
- the gucy2g gene encoding guanylate cyclase 2G isoform X2 translates to MTDCERWKIGLVFLTTFTMTCSSSTGQQRITVGFQAPLNASFPFSARRLGSAIQLAIDKVNSNPSFTGNFTLDFVFADTDCNAKISLAAVIEQYKRENISALFGPPCPEEAEVTGLLASTWKIPMFGFISQSSKMDNYDIYDTYLKIVPPLKRINEVLVKTVQFFGWTHVALLGGGSDSNTWNNVDGLWKSIENEFSNKMTVTASIKFDSSNSELIRKNVKHVSAVARVVVVICSTEDSISLMLEAERQGLMNGEYVFFIVQQFEDNFVKGLTASSDRTALQAFSMVFVIAQKSYEGYEYYDFFEKVYTRLKGAPFYSNLSSEKEVSLYAAYLHDAVLLYAMGVKEVMNEGMDPRDGQKVLKKLRDKSKLKFQGASGLVHFDEEGERNVDYSVFDLQEAADIVAFVPVLNFDSHTKLIKATPKLISVVWPKGRPPLDNPPCGFNNELCEWLSNDVTMVVLLVLLPLVGVASLIFITLITTQKLRLQGKLNDSRWWLIDYSDISIIKEAKGTRTLSLSTTVSKNGSGGSQTVVSSTSYGFRDNKGKENIYCTLGLYQGNEVALKYLSNEIKPDIIKPAIIEEFRVLRELKHENLVQFFGVCIEPPNICLIIQYCKRGSLKDVIRNSELELDSMFKLSFGNDIVNGMDYLHKSHLKSHGNLKLNTCLVDSRLQVKLSGFGLWEFKHGTKHKILAAGDQKYEDMFWTAPELLREPFVPFNGTQKGDVYSFAIVMRELLYSTEEGPYQGYNLEPKDIIKQLRTPPVGEPLRPLLSAQMCNEALVNLLQACWHENPDQRPPFSSIRRMLRESSPDSHSNFLDNMVSKLEKYANHLEEVVEDRTNQLTVEKARADKLLASMLPSLIAEQLMAGKCVEPQSYEVVTIFFSDIVGFTAMCSISSALEVVTVLNDLYSLFDEIIKLYDVYKVETIGDAYMVASGLPISNGIRHAEEISTMALHFLSAIKMFRIRHMPNEQLALRIGINSGPVVAGVVGTTMPRYCLFGDTVNTASRMESNSLPLKIHISQSTADILMKIGTFELEERGDIEVKGKGTQKTFWLMSKEGFKIPTPAKDCPMNSCPKPASGTSRSSDSKDKAKAQRTQTMGKMADMSMLNVPNVEVP, encoded by the exons ATGACTGACTGCGAAAGATGGAAAATAGGCCTGGTTTTTCTCACAACATTTACAATGACTTGCTCCAGTTCAACCGGACAACAGAGGATAACGGTTGGGTTTCAGGCCCCTCTGAACGCATCTTTTCCATTCAGCGCCCGTCGACTGGGCTCTGCCATACAGCTGGCCATCGACAAGGTGAACTCCAATCCATCCTTCACTGGCAACTTCACGCTGGACTTTGTGTTTGCGGACACCGATTGCAATGCAAAGATTTCTCTGGCGGCTGTCATAGAGCAGTACAAGAGAGAGAATATCTCTGCACTTTTTGGTCCACCATGTCCTGAGGAAGCTGAg GTTACAGGTCTTTTGGCATCAACCTGGAAAATCCCAATGTTTGGCTTCATCAGTCAGTCTTCCAAAATGGATAACTATGACATATATGACACCTACCTCAAAATAGTGCCCCCTCTCAAAAGAATAAACGAGGTTCTAGTTAAAACAGTGCAGTTTTTCGGGTGGACCCACGTTGCTCTGCTTGGAGGGGGATCCGATTCGAACACGTGGAACAACGTTGACGGCCTCTGGAAGTCCATTGAGAACGAATTCAGTAATAAGATGACTGTGACAGCTTCCATCAAGTTTGACAGCAGCAATTCTGAGCTGATTCGGAAAAACGTGAAACATGTCTCTGCAGTGGCAAGGG tggtgGTAGTTATCTGTAGCACAGAGGACTCCATATCTCTGATGTTGGAGGCTGAAAGACAAGGCTTGATGAATggagaatatgttttttttatagtccAGCAGTTTGAG GACAACTTTGTAAAAGGTTTGACTGCCAGCTCAGACCGGACAGCACTGCAGGCCTTTAGCATGGTGTTTGTCATCGCTCAGAAATCCTATGAGGGATATGagtattatgatttttttgagAAAGTCTACACAAGACTGAAAGGTGCCCCCTTCTACAGCAACCTATCCTCAGAAAAAGAG gttagCCTGTACGCTGCCTACCTGCACGATGCAGTCTTGCTCTATGCCATGGGTGTGAAGGAGGTCATGAATGAAGGCATGGATCCCCGTGATGGgcaaaaagtgttaaaaaaactCAGAGATAAGAGCAAACTCAAGTTTCAGG GAGCCTCTGGTCTTGTCCACTTTGATGAGGAGGGTGAGAGGAACGTTGACTACTCGGTCTTTGACTTGCAGGAAGCCGCAGACATTGTTGCATTTGTGCCCGTGCTAAACTTTGACAGTCATACAAAGTTGATCAA AGCAACACCAAAGCTCATCTCTGTAGTTTGGCCTAAGGGAAGACCTCCTCTTGATAATCCACCGTGTGGCTTTAATAATGAGTTGTGTGAATGGCTGTCAAACG ATGTGACCATGGTTGTTCTGCTCGTTTTACTGCCACTGGTAGGCGTAGCATCTCTGATCTTCATCACACTCATCACAACCCAAAAATTACGCCTGCAGGGCAAGCTCAATGATTCCCGCTGGTGGCTCATTGACTACAGCGACATCAGCATCATCAAAGAAGCAAAG GGAACAAGAACTCTGTCGCTTAGTACGACAGTCAGCAAAAATGGCAGCGGAGGATCCCAAACCGTCGTCTCCAGCACCAGTTATGGCTTCAGGGACAACAAGGGGAAGGAAAACATTTACTGCACTCTAGGACTTTACCAG GGGAACGAGGTGGCTCTAAAATACTTGAGCAACGAGATCAAGCCCGATATCATCAAACCGGCAATCATTGAAGAGTTTCGTGTG CTGAGGGAACTGAAGCATGAAAACCTGGTGCAGTTTTTCGGTGTTTGCATTGAACCACCAAATATCTGTTTGATTATACAGTACTGCAAAAGGGGAAGCTTAAAG GATGTAATCAGGAATTCTGAACTTGAGCTGGATTCGATGTTTAAATTGTCGTTTGGCAATGACATTGTGAAT GGAATGGATTATTTACACAAAAGCCACCTCAAGTCTCATGGCAATCTAAAGCTCAACACTTGTCTGGTGGACAGCAGACTACAGGTCAAACTCTCTGGCTTTGGCCTGTGGGAGTTTAAACATGGAACAAAGCATAAAATCTTAGCGGCTGGAGACCAGAAATACGAAG ACATGTTCTGGACTGCCCCGGAGCTCCTAAGGGAACCTTTTGTACCTTTCAATGGCACGCAAAAGGGAGACGTCTACAGTTTTGCCATTGTCATGAGAGAACTTCTGTATAGTACAGAGGAAGGCCCATATCAAGGCTACAACTTAGAGCCCAAAG ACATCATCAAGCAGCTGCGAACACCCCCAGTTGGAGAGCCCCTGAGACCCTTGTTGTCGGCTCAGATGTGTAACGAGGCCTTGGTGAACCTCCTGCAGGCCTGCTGGCATGAGAACCCAGACCAAAGACCTCCGTTTTCCTCCATCAGGAGAATGCTACGTGAAAGCAGTCCAGACAG CCATTCAAACTTTCTGGACAACATGGTCAGCAAACTCGAGAAATATGCCAATCACTTAGAAGAGGTTGTGGAAGACAGAACCAATCAACTCACAGTAGAAAAGGCCAGAGCAGACAAGCTACTTGCCAGTATGTTACCAAG CCTTATTGCTGAACAGCTAATGGCAGGAAAATGTGTTGAACCCCAGAGCTACGAGGTTGTGACAATCTTCTTCTCTGATATCGTGGGCTTCACTGCCATGTGTTCCATCAGCTCAGCGCTGGAGGTGGTTACAGTGCTCAATGACCTTTACAGCCTGTTTGATGAAATTATTAAACTCTACGATGTCTACAAG GTGGAAACTATAGGGGATGCTTACATGGTGGCAAGTGGACTTCCAATCAGTAACGGAATTCGGCATGCTGAGGAGATCTCTACAATGGCCCTCCACTTCCTCTCTGCCATAAAGATGTTCAGAATCAGACACATGCCCAATGAGCAGCTGGCTTTGCGAATAGGGATCAATTCAG GTCCTGTGGTGGCTGGTGTAGTTGGCACAACAATGCCAAGGTACTGTCTATTTGGAGATACAGTGAACACTGCTTCAAGAATGGAGAGTAACAGTCTGC CACTTAAGATTCATATCTCCCAGAGCACTGCTGATATTCTCATGAAGATCGGAACTTTTGAACTAGAAGAAAGAGGTGACATCGAGGTAAAG ggAAAGGGAACACAGAAGACCTTCTGGCTGATGAGTAAAGAGGGGTTTAAGATTCCGACTCCTGCTAAGGACTGTCCCATGAATTCATGTCCCAAACCAGCCAGTGGG ACATCAAGGTCTTCTGACAGCAAGGACAAAGCAAAGGCACAGAGGACACAGACTATGGGCAAAATGGCTGACATGTCCATGCTGAATGTTCCAAATGTTGAGGTTCCATAA